From a single Miscanthus floridulus cultivar M001 chromosome 8, ASM1932011v1, whole genome shotgun sequence genomic region:
- the LOC136477953 gene encoding polyamine transporter PUT1-like isoform X2, producing the protein MGDARSEVPLAVLQDRQGSTAATPRPPADAGSGDTGQQEKLAAQNTAPAAGTAAMGECSTEYRGLPDANGEDAGSVPVPAALRKVSIVPLVFLIFYEVSGGPFGIEDSVGAAGPLLAIIGFLALPVIWSIPEALITAELGTMFPENGGYVVWVASALGPYWGFQQGWVKWLSGVIDNALYPVLFLDYLKSAVPALGGGPPRAFAVLGLTAVLTLLNYRGLTVVGWVAICLGVFSILPFFVMGLISLPRLRPARWLVVDLHNVDWNLYLNTLFWNLNYWDSISTLSGEVDNPGKTLPKALFYAVIFVVVGYLYPLLAGTGAVPLDRGQWSDGYFSDLAKLLGGAWLMWWVQAAAALSNMGMFVAEMSSDSYQLLGMAERGMLPAFFARRSRHGTPLVGILFSASGVLLLSSLSFQEIVAAENFLYCFGMLLEFIAFVLLRVRRPDAPRPYRVPLGTAGCVAMLVPPTALIVVVLALSTLKVALVSLGAVAIGLVLQPALRFVEKKGLLRFAVNSDLPDIGVGRSPTSAEEPLAP; encoded by the exons ATGGGCGACGCGCGGTCGGAGGTGCCGCTGGCCGTGCTCCAGGACCGCCAGGGCTCGACGGCGGCGACGCCACGGCCGCCCGCCGACGCTGGCTCCGGCGACACCGGACAACAAGAG AAGCTCGCCGCCCAGAACACCGCACCGGCAGCCGGTACCGCTGCAATGGGCGAATGCAGCACGGAGTACAGGGGCCTCCCCGACGCCAATGGCGAGGACGCGGGGTCGGTGCCGGTGCCGGCGGCGCTCCGCAAGGTGTCCATCGTCCCGCTCGTTTTCCTCATCTTCTACGAGGTCTCCGGAGGGCCGTTCGGCATCGAGGACAGCGTGGGCGCGGCGGGGCCGCTCCTCGCCATCATCGGCTTCCTGGCCCTCCCCGTCATCTGGAGCATCCCGGAGGCGCTGATCACGGCGGAGCTGGGCACCATGTTCCCGGAGAACGGCGGCTACGTCGTGTGGGTCGCCTCGGCGCTCGGGCCCTACTGGGGGTTCCAGCAGGGGTGGGTGAAGTGGCTGAGCGGCGTCATCGACAATGCCCTGTACCCCGTCCTCTTTCTGGACTACCTCAAGTCCGCTGTGCCTGCGCTGGGCGGCGGCCCGCCGAGGGCGTTCGCGGTGCTTGGACTCACGGCGGTGCTGACGCTGCTCAACTACAGGGGGCTCACCGTCGTCGGCTGGGTCGCCATATGCCTCGGGGTGTTCTCCATCCTGCCTTTCTTCGTCATGGGGCTCATCTCGCTGCCCAGGCTCCGGCCGGCCAGGTGGCTGGTGGTCGACCTCCACAACGTCGACTGGAACCTGTACCTCAACACGCTGTTCTGGAACCTCAACTACTGGGACTCCATCAGCACGCTGTCCGGCGAGGTGGACAACCCGGGCAAGACGCTGCCCAAGGCACTCTTCTACGCGGTCATCTTCGTGGTGGTGGGGTACCTGTACCCTCTCCTCGCCGGGACCGGCGCGGTGCCGCTGGACAGGGGCCAGTGGAGCGACGGCTACTTCTCGGACCTCGCCAAGCTCCTCGGCGGCGCGTGGCTCATGTGGTGggtgcaggcggcggcggcgctgtcgAACATGGGCATGTTCGTGGCGGAGATGAGCAGCGACTCGTACCAGCTGCTTGGCATGGCGGAGCGGGGCATGCTGCCGGCCTTCTTCGCGCGGCGGTCGCGGCACGGGACGCCGCTGGTGGGCATCCTCTTCTCGGCGTCGGGCGTGCTGCTGCTCTCCTCCCTGAGCTTCCAGGAGATCGTGGCCGCCGAGAACTTCCTCTACTGCTTCGGCATGCTGCTCGAGTTCATCGCCTTCGTGCTGCTGCGCGTGCGCCGGCCCGACGCGCCGCGGCCGTACCGCGTCCCGCTCGGGACCGCCGGGTGCGTCGCGATGCTGGTGCCGCCCACGGCGCTGATCGTGGTGGTGCTGGCGCTGTCGACGCTCAAGGTGGCACTTGTCAGCCTCGGCGCCGTGGCCATCGGGCTCGTGCTCCAGCCGGCTCTGAGGTTTGTTGAGAAGAAGGGGTTGCTTCGGTTCGCCGTCAATTCGGACCTGCCGGACATCGGCGTGGGCCGTTCACCCACCTCGGCGGAGGAGCCGCTGGCGCCGTAG
- the LOC136477953 gene encoding polyamine transporter PUT1-like isoform X1: MVHGPHCTALLARGRSIVLLRTMGEGDAQSEVLLAVLHDLQQGSTETSPATPPPPAEAGSDTGQQEKLAAQNTAPAAGTAAMGECSTEYRGLPDANGEDAGSVPVPAALRKVSIVPLVFLIFYEVSGGPFGIEDSVGAAGPLLAIIGFLALPVIWSIPEALITAELGTMFPENGGYVVWVASALGPYWGFQQGWVKWLSGVIDNALYPVLFLDYLKSAVPALGGGPPRAFAVLGLTAVLTLLNYRGLTVVGWVAICLGVFSILPFFVMGLISLPRLRPARWLVVDLHNVDWNLYLNTLFWNLNYWDSISTLSGEVDNPGKTLPKALFYAVIFVVVGYLYPLLAGTGAVPLDRGQWSDGYFSDLAKLLGGAWLMWWVQAAAALSNMGMFVAEMSSDSYQLLGMAERGMLPAFFARRSRHGTPLVGILFSASGVLLLSSLSFQEIVAAENFLYCFGMLLEFIAFVLLRVRRPDAPRPYRVPLGTAGCVAMLVPPTALIVVVLALSTLKVALVSLGAVAIGLVLQPALRFVEKKGLLRFAVNSDLPDIGVGRSPTSAEEPLAP; the protein is encoded by the exons ATGGTCCACGGTCCACACTGCACGGCCTTGCTCGCTAGAGGAAGAAGCATCGTCCTCCTAAGGACCATGGGCGAGGGCGACGCGCAGTCGGAGGTGCTGCTCGCTGTGCTCCATGATCTCCAGCAGGGATCGACGGAGACGTCGCCAGCGACGCCACCGCCTCCCGCGGAAGCTGGCTCCGACACCGGACAACAAGAG AAGCTCGCCGCCCAGAACACCGCACCGGCAGCCGGTACCGCTGCAATGGGCGAATGCAGCACGGAGTACAGGGGCCTCCCCGACGCCAATGGCGAGGACGCGGGGTCGGTGCCGGTGCCGGCGGCGCTCCGCAAGGTGTCCATCGTCCCGCTCGTTTTCCTCATCTTCTACGAGGTCTCCGGAGGGCCGTTCGGCATCGAGGACAGCGTGGGCGCGGCGGGGCCGCTCCTCGCCATCATCGGCTTCCTGGCCCTCCCCGTCATCTGGAGCATCCCGGAGGCGCTGATCACGGCGGAGCTGGGCACCATGTTCCCGGAGAACGGCGGCTACGTCGTGTGGGTCGCCTCGGCGCTCGGGCCCTACTGGGGGTTCCAGCAGGGGTGGGTGAAGTGGCTGAGCGGCGTCATCGACAATGCCCTGTACCCCGTCCTCTTTCTGGACTACCTCAAGTCCGCTGTGCCTGCGCTGGGCGGCGGCCCGCCGAGGGCGTTCGCGGTGCTTGGACTCACGGCGGTGCTGACGCTGCTCAACTACAGGGGGCTCACCGTCGTCGGCTGGGTCGCCATATGCCTCGGGGTGTTCTCCATCCTGCCTTTCTTCGTCATGGGGCTCATCTCGCTGCCCAGGCTCCGGCCGGCCAGGTGGCTGGTGGTCGACCTCCACAACGTCGACTGGAACCTGTACCTCAACACGCTGTTCTGGAACCTCAACTACTGGGACTCCATCAGCACGCTGTCCGGCGAGGTGGACAACCCGGGCAAGACGCTGCCCAAGGCACTCTTCTACGCGGTCATCTTCGTGGTGGTGGGGTACCTGTACCCTCTCCTCGCCGGGACCGGCGCGGTGCCGCTGGACAGGGGCCAGTGGAGCGACGGCTACTTCTCGGACCTCGCCAAGCTCCTCGGCGGCGCGTGGCTCATGTGGTGggtgcaggcggcggcggcgctgtcgAACATGGGCATGTTCGTGGCGGAGATGAGCAGCGACTCGTACCAGCTGCTTGGCATGGCGGAGCGGGGCATGCTGCCGGCCTTCTTCGCGCGGCGGTCGCGGCACGGGACGCCGCTGGTGGGCATCCTCTTCTCGGCGTCGGGCGTGCTGCTGCTCTCCTCCCTGAGCTTCCAGGAGATCGTGGCCGCCGAGAACTTCCTCTACTGCTTCGGCATGCTGCTCGAGTTCATCGCCTTCGTGCTGCTGCGCGTGCGCCGGCCCGACGCGCCGCGGCCGTACCGCGTCCCGCTCGGGACCGCCGGGTGCGTCGCGATGCTGGTGCCGCCCACGGCGCTGATCGTGGTGGTGCTGGCGCTGTCGACGCTCAAGGTGGCACTTGTCAGCCTCGGCGCCGTGGCCATCGGGCTCGTGCTCCAGCCGGCTCTGAGGTTTGTTGAGAAGAAGGGGTTGCTTCGGTTCGCCGTCAATTCGGACCTGCCGGACATCGGCGTGGGCCGTTCACCCACCTCGGCGGAGGAGCCGCTGGCGCCGTAG